The following proteins are co-located in the Pseudomonas antarctica genome:
- a CDS encoding TonB-dependent receptor: MNKYFACGLCLLALHNSAQALTLPASPVTALAVDDERVDLNTPTTAGSRLNLTALQTPGSVESQTGEKIRERGDASVQDAISRATGISRTGTPGDGGTSLQARGFTGQSSVLQLYDGQRMFEGAGTSTFPVDTWSVERVDVLRGPASVMYGQGATGAVINTVSKKPFEGEIENHIRLGYGSYDRQQEALDSGGSLTDTLSYRLNINRLRSHGFIDRGDSASDFVSGALRWQPADNLSFTLAHDYGDQSPQNDYGTPLINGQLHKSLRDKNYNVSNNTLHYNDQWTRLTSEWQINDNVTATNELSYLKNQRRWQNAESYNFVAGGLVRQNYLGIKHNQEQVGDRQTFTFAHSLFGLDSRTVTGVEYNRIRFRLASNAPFTDATDQGQPVDINHPVPQPFESASAFVPQSVSTTKQLAAFAENRLQLTDKLSLITGVRRDYLHIDSDDLTVENNDANKTLTGNNWKAGLVYAITPDTSVYGQYATSTDGVGSLISLSPSQQQFGLSTAKQAEIGFKQAFWDSRGEWTLAAYHIVKKKLLVSIPGTDLKEQVGQQSSNGLEASLDLQLPNAWQLQANAALVRAQYDDFSEVVNQQPVSRDGNRPVDVPNRTANLWLSKAVSDDIRAGAGVRYVSARYANTANTREVPSYTVVDATVSWKAMRNTTLGLQLNNLFDRTYAVSQYNDGQQWILGEPRSFFVTADYTF, encoded by the coding sequence ATGAACAAGTACTTTGCGTGCGGCCTGTGCCTGCTTGCCTTGCATAACAGCGCCCAGGCCCTGACCCTGCCCGCCAGCCCCGTGACTGCGCTGGCCGTGGATGATGAACGCGTCGACTTGAATACCCCGACCACCGCCGGCTCGCGCCTGAACCTCACGGCCTTGCAAACGCCGGGCAGTGTCGAGAGCCAGACCGGCGAAAAAATCCGCGAACGCGGCGACGCCAGCGTGCAGGACGCCATCTCCCGCGCCACCGGCATCAGCCGCACCGGCACGCCGGGCGACGGCGGTACCTCGTTGCAGGCGCGCGGTTTTACCGGGCAAAGTTCGGTACTGCAGCTGTACGACGGCCAGCGCATGTTCGAGGGTGCGGGCACTTCCACCTTCCCGGTGGACACCTGGTCGGTTGAGCGCGTGGACGTTCTGCGCGGCCCGGCTTCGGTAATGTATGGCCAGGGCGCCACGGGCGCGGTGATCAACACCGTTTCGAAGAAGCCGTTTGAAGGCGAAATCGAAAACCACATCCGCCTCGGCTACGGTTCCTATGACCGCCAACAGGAAGCCCTGGACAGCGGTGGCTCGCTGACCGACACGCTGAGCTATCGCCTCAACATCAACCGCCTGCGCAGCCACGGTTTCATCGACCGTGGCGACTCGGCCAGCGACTTCGTCAGCGGCGCCCTGCGCTGGCAGCCGGCCGACAACCTCAGCTTCACCCTGGCCCACGACTATGGCGACCAGAGCCCACAGAACGACTACGGCACCCCGCTGATCAACGGCCAGTTACACAAAAGCCTGCGCGACAAGAACTACAACGTCAGCAACAACACACTGCACTACAACGACCAATGGACGCGCCTGACCAGCGAGTGGCAGATCAACGACAACGTCACCGCCACCAACGAACTGTCGTACCTGAAAAACCAGCGCCGCTGGCAGAACGCCGAAAGCTATAACTTTGTGGCGGGCGGCTTGGTGCGCCAGAACTACCTGGGCATCAAGCACAACCAGGAACAGGTCGGCGACCGCCAGACCTTTACCTTCGCGCACAGCCTGTTCGGCCTCGACAGCCGGACAGTGACAGGTGTCGAGTACAACCGTATTCGCTTCCGCCTGGCCAGCAACGCACCATTCACCGATGCAACGGACCAAGGCCAACCGGTGGATATCAACCACCCGGTGCCGCAGCCGTTTGAAAGCGCCAGCGCGTTTGTCCCGCAGTCCGTCAGCACGACTAAACAGCTCGCCGCCTTCGCTGAAAACCGCCTGCAACTGACCGATAAACTGTCGCTGATCACCGGCGTGCGCCGTGATTACCTGCACATCGACAGCGATGATCTGACAGTAGAGAACAACGACGCCAACAAGACCCTGACCGGCAATAACTGGAAAGCCGGCCTGGTCTACGCAATCACCCCGGACACTTCGGTTTACGGCCAGTACGCCACCAGCACCGATGGCGTCGGCAGCCTGATCAGCCTGAGCCCGAGCCAACAGCAGTTCGGCTTGTCTACCGCCAAGCAGGCCGAAATCGGCTTCAAGCAAGCGTTCTGGGATTCGCGTGGCGAGTGGACCCTGGCGGCCTATCACATCGTAAAAAAGAAACTGTTGGTGAGCATTCCCGGCACCGACCTCAAGGAACAAGTCGGCCAACAATCTTCCAACGGCCTGGAAGCCAGCCTGGACCTGCAACTGCCCAACGCCTGGCAGCTGCAAGCCAATGCCGCCCTCGTGCGGGCGCAGTACGACGATTTCTCTGAAGTCGTCAACCAACAGCCGGTGTCCCGCGATGGCAACCGACCGGTAGACGTGCCAAACCGTACCGCCAACCTTTGGTTGAGCAAGGCCGTGAGCGACGACATCCGCGCCGGTGCCGGTGTGCGTTACGTCAGCGCACGATATGCCAACACCGCTAACACCCGCGAAGTACCGAGCTACACCGTGGTCGACGCCACGGTATCGTGGAAAGCCATGCGCAACACCACGTTGGGCCTGCAACTGAATAACCTGTTCGACCGCACCTACGCCGTCAGCCAATACAACGATGGCCAGCAGTGGATCCTGGGGGAACCGCGTTCGTTCTTCGTCACGGCGGATTACACCTTTTAA
- a CDS encoding ABC transporter ATP-binding protein, translated as MTSLTLAGLTWTPPGHDHCNHRFQLHDASLQVGAGEFVGLIGPNGSGKTSLLRCAYRFSKPEHGDVLLEHQQVWKQRAKWCAQRIAVVLQEFPDAFGLRVDEVVAMGRTPHKGLFDSNTLHDLELIRQALASVGMQNFEEHAFATLSGGEKQRVILARALAQQPQLLILDEPTNHLDPRYQLELLRLVKRLNIGTLASIHDLNLAAAFCDRLYVINHGRIVASGTPHEVLTAELLRDVFGVEALIDTHPLSGYPRITWITQP; from the coding sequence ATGACTTCACTCACCCTCGCTGGCCTGACCTGGACCCCACCCGGTCACGACCACTGCAATCACCGGTTCCAACTGCATGACGCCAGTTTGCAAGTCGGTGCGGGCGAGTTCGTCGGGCTGATCGGCCCCAATGGCAGCGGCAAGACCAGCCTGTTGCGCTGTGCTTATCGCTTCAGCAAGCCGGAACACGGCGACGTGCTGCTCGAACACCAACAGGTGTGGAAGCAACGTGCAAAGTGGTGCGCGCAACGTATCGCTGTCGTGTTGCAGGAGTTCCCCGACGCCTTCGGTCTGCGTGTGGATGAAGTCGTCGCCATGGGTCGCACGCCTCACAAAGGCTTGTTCGACAGCAATACGCTGCACGACCTGGAATTGATCCGGCAAGCGCTGGCCTCGGTCGGCATGCAGAACTTTGAAGAGCATGCTTTTGCCACTCTCTCCGGCGGTGAAAAACAGCGGGTGATCCTGGCCCGTGCATTGGCGCAGCAACCTCAGTTGTTGATCCTCGACGAGCCGACCAACCACCTCGACCCGCGCTATCAACTGGAGCTGCTGAGGCTGGTCAAGCGGCTCAACATCGGCACACTGGCCAGCATCCATGACCTTAACCTGGCCGCCGCCTTCTGTGATCGCCTGTACGTGATCAACCATGGGCGCATCGTCGCCAGTGGTACGCCCCACGAAGTCCTCACCGCCGAGTTGCTGCGCGACGTGTTTGGCGTCGAAGCACTGATCGATACTCACCCCTTGTCCGGCTACCCTCGAATCACCTGGATAACCCAACCATGA
- a CDS encoding ABC transporter substrate-binding protein — MILRSLLSLALLLGTAQAYADATRYPVTVKSCNRDVTFQEAPKHAVSHDINMTQMMLALGLKSHMAGYSGVTGWKSVTPEMAETLDGLPELASKYPSVETLLNANVDFFFAGWDYGMRVGGDLTPQTLQPLGINVYELTESCAFVMKRPAATLEDTYNDLRNLGRIFDVQDRANALIAQMQAQIAEVQKHLPEGKPRVFLYDSGEDRAMTSGRLGMPHALIAAAGGRNILEDIDASWTRVNWETVVERNPQVIVIVDYSEITAEQKEQFLLNNPALQSVDAIKNQRFIVIPYAQATPGIDNVLAVETLAKGFHGE, encoded by the coding sequence ATGATCCTGCGCTCCCTGCTGTCTCTCGCTCTATTACTCGGCACTGCTCAAGCGTACGCCGACGCCACCCGCTACCCGGTGACGGTCAAAAGCTGCAACCGCGATGTGACCTTCCAGGAAGCGCCGAAACACGCGGTCAGCCACGACATCAACATGACCCAGATGATGCTCGCCCTGGGCCTCAAATCGCACATGGCCGGCTACAGTGGTGTGACCGGCTGGAAGTCAGTGACACCAGAAATGGCCGAGACCCTCGACGGCCTGCCAGAGCTGGCGAGCAAGTACCCATCGGTGGAAACCCTGCTCAACGCCAACGTGGATTTCTTCTTCGCCGGCTGGGACTACGGCATGCGCGTGGGTGGCGACCTCACGCCGCAAACCCTGCAACCGTTGGGCATCAACGTCTACGAGCTGACCGAATCGTGCGCCTTCGTGATGAAGCGCCCGGCCGCGACCCTGGAAGACACCTATAACGACCTGCGCAACCTGGGCAGGATTTTCGACGTGCAAGATCGCGCCAATGCCCTGATCGCACAGATGCAAGCGCAAATCGCTGAGGTGCAAAAGCACCTGCCCGAAGGCAAACCACGGGTGTTTCTCTATGACAGCGGCGAAGACCGCGCCATGACCTCCGGCCGCCTGGGCATGCCCCATGCGCTGATCGCCGCTGCGGGTGGGCGCAATATCCTCGAAGACATTGACGCCAGCTGGACCCGCGTCAACTGGGAGACCGTAGTAGAGCGCAACCCGCAGGTGATCGTGATTGTCGACTACAGCGAAATCACCGCCGAGCAGAAGGAACAGTTCCTGCTCAACAACCCGGCGCTGCAATCGGTGGACGCTATCAAGAACCAACGTTTCATCGTGATTCCTTACGCGCAGGCCACGCCGGGTATCGACAACGTGCTAGCCGTTGAAACACTGGCCAAGGGGTTTCACGGCGAATGA
- a CDS encoding PepSY-associated TM helix domain-containing protein translates to MTTQKISFYNLAWRWHFYAGLFVAPFMVLLALTGIIYLFKPQLDPLMYGDLLKVQSAEHALSADEQLQRAQAAFPQGKISKYLPPADATSSAQFVMHEGGREVTVFVDPYRGTVLGEQDAKNNLQAIARALHGELMIGTVGDRLVELAAGWGVMLVVSGVYLWWPRGTSSAGVLWPRFSRRGRVFWRDMHAVAGFWGAAFLLVMLLSGMTWTGFWGKQYADLWNTFPAAMWNNVPQSDQQARILNTASQQTVPWAMENTPMPMSGDHAEHMKHGAMSNAPAAPTLRLQQVVDLATARKVEPGYSITFPTTADGVFTVAVFANDPRNDATLHVDQYTGKVLADVRWEHYNTVARATETGVMLHEGKMFGWVNQLIVLLICLMILLSAVSGVVIWWKRRPQGALGVPPLRHDLPKWKTAMVIMLALAIIFPLVGASLIVVWALDRLVLARFFKPHESASGSA, encoded by the coding sequence ATGACCACTCAAAAGATTTCCTTCTACAACCTCGCCTGGCGCTGGCACTTCTACGCCGGGCTCTTCGTCGCCCCTTTCATGGTGCTGCTGGCCCTGACCGGCATCATCTACCTGTTCAAACCCCAGCTCGACCCATTGATGTATGGCGACCTGCTCAAGGTGCAAAGCGCCGAGCACGCCTTGAGTGCCGACGAACAATTGCAACGGGCACAGGCAGCCTTCCCCCAAGGCAAAATCAGCAAGTACCTGCCGCCTGCCGACGCCACCAGCAGCGCGCAATTTGTGATGCATGAGGGCGGGCGCGAAGTGACGGTGTTTGTTGACCCGTATCGCGGCACCGTACTCGGCGAACAAGATGCAAAAAACAACCTGCAAGCCATCGCCCGGGCACTGCACGGTGAGCTGATGATCGGCACCGTGGGTGATCGCCTGGTGGAGCTCGCCGCCGGTTGGGGCGTGATGCTGGTGGTGTCCGGCGTGTACCTGTGGTGGCCTCGCGGCACGTCGTCGGCCGGTGTGTTGTGGCCACGGTTCAGCCGTCGCGGCCGTGTGTTCTGGCGCGACATGCATGCGGTTGCAGGCTTCTGGGGCGCGGCGTTTTTGCTGGTGATGCTGCTCAGCGGCATGACTTGGACCGGCTTCTGGGGCAAGCAATACGCCGACCTGTGGAACACCTTCCCGGCGGCGATGTGGAACAACGTGCCGCAGTCCGACCAGCAGGCACGCATCCTCAATACCGCCAGCCAACAAACCGTGCCCTGGGCCATGGAAAATACGCCGATGCCGATGTCCGGCGACCACGCCGAACACATGAAGCACGGCGCCATGAGTAACGCGCCGGCCGCCCCTACTTTGCGCCTGCAACAAGTGGTCGACCTGGCCACCGCACGCAAGGTCGAGCCCGGCTACAGCATCACGTTCCCGACCACTGCCGACGGCGTATTCACGGTCGCGGTATTTGCCAACGACCCGCGCAACGACGCCACCCTGCACGTGGACCAGTACACCGGCAAGGTGCTGGCCGATGTGCGTTGGGAACATTACAACACGGTTGCCCGCGCCACCGAGACGGGCGTGATGCTGCACGAAGGCAAGATGTTCGGCTGGGTGAACCAGCTGATCGTGCTGCTGATTTGCCTGATGATTTTGCTCAGTGCGGTCAGTGGCGTAGTGATCTGGTGGAAGCGCCGGCCACAGGGCGCGCTGGGTGTTCCGCCGTTGCGCCATGACTTGCCGAAGTGGAAAACCGCGATGGTAATCATGCTCGCGCTGGCGATCATCTTCCCGTTGGTGGGCGCCTCGTTGATCGTGGTATGGGCTTTGGATCGCCTGGTATTGGCGCGCTTTTTCAAACCACATGAATCCGCCTCAGGTTCGGCATGA